The Virgibacillus phasianinus genome includes a window with the following:
- a CDS encoding enoyl-CoA hydratase, with protein sequence METVLYESVDQIGYVYLNRPERYNALDKEMLLELLEVIKKVEKSDDRIVIIGGKGKAFSAGGDISMMKDFNNRDFYDEVMDTISEVVTRLYMLPKIVISAIKGPAAGLGLSLALTADYVVARNDAKLGMLFLGVGLAPDGGGHFWLKERLGVHGAKQFTWSMEQVDGATAYSMNLVDQVSEEPIVNYTDELAKKLLLMPLTSMVKTKLMYHNEMKATLQHYLSEEKKTQWELRQTKDHKEGVSAFLEKRQPTFIGE encoded by the coding sequence ATGGAAACGGTTTTATACGAAAGTGTTGATCAAATCGGATATGTTTATTTAAATCGGCCGGAGCGGTACAACGCATTAGATAAAGAAATGCTTCTCGAGTTACTGGAGGTTATTAAAAAAGTTGAAAAAAGTGACGATCGTATCGTAATTATTGGCGGCAAAGGAAAGGCGTTTAGTGCTGGTGGTGACATCAGTATGATGAAGGATTTTAATAATCGTGATTTCTATGATGAAGTTATGGATACTATTTCAGAAGTTGTAACAAGGTTATATATGTTGCCGAAAATCGTTATTTCGGCTATTAAAGGACCTGCTGCAGGCCTCGGACTTAGTTTGGCACTAACGGCTGATTATGTTGTTGCCAGAAATGATGCCAAACTAGGCATGCTTTTTCTTGGCGTCGGACTAGCTCCTGATGGTGGTGGGCATTTTTGGCTGAAAGAGAGACTGGGGGTCCATGGTGCAAAACAATTTACTTGGAGTATGGAACAGGTAGATGGAGCAACTGCTTACTCAATGAATCTTGTGGATCAAGTCAGTGAAGAACCAATTGTTAATTACACTGATGAATTGGCGAAAAAATTGCTATTAATGCCGTTAACCTCCATGGTAAAAACGAAGCTTATGTATCACAATGAGATGAAAGCTACCCTGCAGCATTATTTGTCAGAAGAAAAGAAAACACAATGGGAATTAAGACAAACAAAAGATCACAAAGAAGGAGTAAGTGCCTTCCTGGAAAAACGCCAGCCAACCTTCATTGGAGAGTAA
- a CDS encoding YlbF family regulator — MPNIYDSAYDLEKAIRESEEFKSLKGAYDAVMNDESAKQMFENFRDTQMALQEKQMQGQEITEEEVEKARQVVELVQQHEDISKLMEQEQRLNMVINDVSRIITKPLEELYGKPESEETAE, encoded by the coding sequence TTGCCTAATATTTATGACAGTGCATATGATTTAGAAAAAGCAATTCGTGAAAGTGAAGAATTTAAAAGCTTAAAAGGCGCATATGATGCAGTAATGAACGATGAGTCTGCAAAACAAATGTTCGAAAACTTCCGCGATACACAAATGGCCTTGCAGGAAAAACAAATGCAGGGACAGGAGATAACTGAAGAAGAAGTTGAGAAAGCCCGACAAGTTGTTGAATTAGTTCAACAGCATGAAGATATCTCCAAATTAATGGAACAGGAACAACGCTTGAATATGGTAATTAATGATGTAAGTCGTATTATTACCAAACCACTTGAAGAATTGTACGGAAAACCTGAATCAGAAGAAACAGCTGAATAA
- a CDS encoding PucR family transcriptional regulator codes for MINQLRKIFPSITIYGSHFVPSPVEYKWYITENDEIIGIDANEITSKDEALLQAFLSPYTFTGTPLTKQEQYWQNIIHGKQPIVEKDCLNPFRFIHFSLQQNKIDPGLFKEALQSIFSKPLPILWITNDQGVIIEEQAEIGEEPIVYNEIINILMSDLYVKIRFFVGPFMNNPERARQFYPRLTEGAATAFNYTSKQVISFEESILCLFADQVNTSFRKETKQLLLHEVLNDSELIHTINTFFGCNLNITVTAKELFLHRNSLQYRIDKFIEKTGIDIRQFHQAAMVYFLLL; via the coding sequence ATGATAAACCAATTAAGAAAGATTTTTCCATCAATAACCATTTATGGTTCTCATTTTGTTCCATCCCCAGTCGAATACAAGTGGTACATAACCGAAAATGACGAGATTATAGGTATAGACGCAAACGAAATTACCAGTAAGGATGAAGCATTGTTGCAAGCTTTTTTGTCGCCATATACTTTTACAGGCACCCCATTAACCAAACAGGAACAGTATTGGCAGAACATTATTCACGGAAAACAACCGATTGTGGAGAAAGACTGCTTAAACCCGTTTCGTTTTATTCATTTCTCCCTTCAGCAAAATAAAATAGATCCAGGCTTATTTAAGGAAGCGCTTCAAAGTATCTTCTCTAAACCACTGCCAATTTTGTGGATAACGAATGATCAGGGTGTGATAATTGAAGAACAAGCAGAGATAGGTGAGGAACCAATTGTTTATAATGAGATTATTAACATTTTAATGAGTGATTTATATGTTAAAATCCGTTTTTTTGTTGGTCCATTTATGAACAACCCGGAAAGAGCCAGACAGTTTTATCCAAGACTTACGGAGGGTGCAGCAACCGCATTTAACTATACAAGCAAACAGGTAATCTCCTTTGAGGAATCTATTCTCTGTTTATTCGCAGATCAGGTAAATACTTCATTCCGTAAAGAAACCAAACAGTTATTACTGCATGAGGTTCTGAACGATTCAGAATTAATCCATACAATCAATACTTTTTTTGGCTGCAATTTAAATATAACAGTCACAGCCAAGGAACTATTTCTGCACCGCAATAGTTTACAATACCGAATTGATAAGTTTATTGAAAAGACCGGAATCGATATTCGCCAGTTTCACCAGGCCGCAATGGTTTACTTTTTGTTACTGTAG
- a CDS encoding ABC transporter ATP-binding protein — MAELRLDHIQKSYDKKVIAVDDFNLHIQDKEFIVFVGPSGCGKSTTLRMIAGLEEITNGDLLIDDKKMNDVAPKDRDIAMVFQNYALYPHMNVYDNMAFGLKLRKFKKDEIEKRVQNAAKILGLESYLDRKPKALSGGQRQRVALGRAIVRDAKVFLMDEPLSNLDAKLRVQMRAEIQKLHKRLQTTTIYVTHDQTEAMTMATRLVVMKDGIIQQVGAPKEVYDKPENIFVGGFIGSPSMNFLNGTLTDSHFVMDEVKIKVPEGKMKTLREQGFVDKEIILGIRPEDIHDEPLFIESTPETKITATIEVAELMGAETYLYSKVHEQDFIARIDSRSDINGGERLDLAFDMNKAHFFNPENELRIK; from the coding sequence ATGGCAGAATTGCGTTTGGATCATATTCAAAAATCCTATGATAAAAAGGTAATAGCAGTAGATGATTTTAACTTACATATTCAGGACAAAGAATTTATTGTATTCGTTGGCCCTTCTGGCTGTGGTAAATCAACCACACTCCGCATGATAGCTGGATTAGAGGAAATAACGAATGGGGATTTACTGATTGATGACAAGAAAATGAATGATGTCGCACCAAAAGACCGCGATATCGCAATGGTATTCCAAAACTATGCATTATATCCGCATATGAATGTATACGACAATATGGCATTTGGATTAAAACTTCGTAAATTTAAAAAAGATGAAATTGAAAAACGTGTACAAAACGCTGCCAAGATATTAGGACTTGAATCTTACTTAGATCGTAAGCCAAAGGCATTATCAGGTGGTCAGCGTCAGCGTGTTGCTCTTGGACGTGCCATAGTGCGTGATGCGAAAGTATTCCTTATGGATGAACCGTTATCAAACCTTGATGCAAAGTTACGTGTGCAAATGCGGGCGGAAATTCAAAAACTGCATAAACGTTTGCAAACAACCACTATCTACGTAACCCATGACCAAACGGAAGCCATGACAATGGCAACACGGCTTGTTGTTATGAAGGATGGGATTATTCAGCAAGTAGGTGCTCCAAAAGAGGTATATGACAAACCTGAAAATATCTTTGTTGGCGGTTTTATTGGTTCACCATCCATGAACTTCTTAAATGGGACCTTAACAGATAGTCATTTTGTTATGGATGAGGTGAAAATAAAAGTACCAGAAGGAAAAATGAAAACACTTCGTGAACAAGGTTTTGTGGATAAGGAAATTATTCTTGGAATTCGTCCAGAGGATATTCATGATGAACCGTTATTTATTGAATCTACACCAGAGACTAAAATAACGGCCACAATCGAGGTAGCAGAATTAATGGGTGCGGAAACTTATCTTTATTCAAAAGTTCATGAACAGGATTTCATTGCTCGAATTGATTCCCGTTCAGATATTAATGGTGGCGAGCGTTTGGATCTTGCGTTTGATATGAATAAAGCACATTTTTTTAATCCGGAAAACGAATTACGGATTAAATAA
- a CDS encoding alpha/beta-type small acid-soluble spore protein has product MASNNSNQLVVPGVQQALDQMKYEIAQEFGVNLGADTASRANGSVGGEITKRLVQTAQQQLSGGQQ; this is encoded by the coding sequence ATGGCTAGTAACAATTCAAATCAATTAGTAGTACCTGGCGTACAACAAGCTCTTGATCAAATGAAGTATGAAATTGCTCAAGAATTTGGCGTTAATTTAGGTGCAGACACTGCTTCACGTGCTAACGGTTCTGTTGGTGGTGAAATCACTAAGCGTCTAGTTCAAACTGCTCAGCAACAACTTAGCGGTGGACAACAATAA